GCCGCTGGGCCGATTTTTTGGCCGGCCTGGAGATCCTGGTGATCGACGAGCTTCACACCCACCGCGGGATCGCCGGCGCCCACATGGGCCAGCTGCTGCGGCGTTTGGGGCGGGTGTGCGCCCATTACGGGGCGGCGCCGACCGTCGTCCTCAGCTCGGCCACGGTGGGCAACCCGGGGGCCCTGGCGCGGCAGCTGACCGGCCTGGAGGTTCACACCGTCGGCCGCAGCGGCGCCCCCCGGGGGCCCCGCCACCTGGTGCTGATCGATCCGCTGGAGAGCCCGGCGCGGGCGGCCATCGCGCTGCTCAAGGCCGCCCTCCACCGGGGCTTGCGCACCATCGTCTACACCCAGTCGCGCCGGCTGGCCGAACTGATCGCCATCTGGGCCGCCCAGCAGGCCGGCGGCTTCGCCGGCAAGATCAGCGCCTATCGCGCCGGGCTGCTGCCCGAAGAGCGCCGCGAGATCGAACGCCGGCTTGCCGCCGGGGACCTGCTGGGGGTGATCGCCACCAGCGCCCTGGAGCTGGGGATCGACATCGGGGACCTGGACCTCTGCCTGCTGGTGGGCTATCCCGGCTCGATCGTCGCCACCTGGCAGCGGGGCGGCCGCGTCGGCCGCAGCGGGCAGCCCTCGGCCCTGGTCCTGATCGCCGCCGAAGACGCCCTCGACCAGTACTTCCTGCGCAACCCGGCCGAACTGCTCAACCGGCCGCCGGAAGCCGCGGTGGTCAACCCGTTCAACCCTGGGGTGCTCGCCCGTCATCTGGTCTGCGCCGCGGCCGAGCTGCCCCTGCAGGTCGGCGAACCCTATCTGCAGGTGCCCGGCGCAGCCGAAGCGCTGGACGAGCTGGAACAAAGCGGGGTCCTGTTGCGCAGCGCGGCGGGAGATGTTCTGTTTGCCGCCCGGCGGGCGCCCCACCGGAAGGTGGATCTGCGGGGCGGTGGCGCGCGCTATACCATCGTCCACGCCGAAAGCGGCCAGATCCTGGGGGAGATCGACGCCTACCGCGCGTTTCGCGAAACCCATCCCGGGGCGATCTATCTGCACGGCGGTCGGAGCTTCCGGGTGGAGGCTTTGGATATCGCCGGTCGCACGGTTACCGCTGCCCCCCTGCGGGTGGACTACTACACCCGGGTGCGCGCCAACAAGGAGACCTGGATTCTCTCGGTGGCCGAGGCCGGGGCGGTGTGGGGGCTGGGGGCCTTCACCGGCCGGCTGCGGATCACCGAGCAGGTCACGGGCTACGAGAAGATCCGCATCCGCGGCCAGGAGAAGCTCGCCGTCCTGGCGCTGGACCTGCCGCCCCAGGTCTTTGAGACCGAGGGCGTCTGGTTTGCGGTTCCCCGGGAGATCCAGCGTGCGGCCGAGGCCGACCAGCGCCATTTCATGGGGGCCCTGCACGCTCTGGAGCACGCCGCCATCGGGGTTGCACCGCTGATCGTGATGGCCGACCGCAGCGACCTGGGCGGGCTTGCAACCCCCTTTCACCCC
The Desulfobacteraceae bacterium DNA segment above includes these coding regions:
- a CDS encoding DEAD/DEAH box helicase translates to MKTSGKIGEYIHALLNSGRFRGQVAHHGVLPPVAAQWDATAHPWPAPLTAALKAVGIERLYSHQARALDLVRAGRHCVVATPTASGKSLVYNLPFLERVCRNPNSRALYLFPLKALAQDQLRAFRRLTAALGDGGPRAAIYDGDTSAWQRSKIRRDPPHAIFTNPEMLHLGILPHHGRWADFLAGLEILVIDELHTHRGIAGAHMGQLLRRLGRVCAHYGAAPTVVLSSATVGNPGALARQLTGLEVHTVGRSGAPRGPRHLVLIDPLESPARAAIALLKAALHRGLRTIVYTQSRRLAELIAIWAAQQAGGFAGKISAYRAGLLPEERREIERRLAAGDLLGVIATSALELGIDIGDLDLCLLVGYPGSIVATWQRGGRVGRSGQPSALVLIAAEDALDQYFLRNPAELLNRPPEAAVVNPFNPGVLARHLVCAAAELPLQVGEPYLQVPGAAEALDELEQSGVLLRSAAGDVLFAARRAPHRKVDLRGGGARYTIVHAESGQILGEIDAYRAFRETHPGAIYLHGGRSFRVEALDIAGRTVTAAPLRVDYYTRVRANKETWILSVAEAGAVWGLGAFTGRLRITEQVTGYEKIRIRGQEKLAVLALDLPPQVFETEGVWFAVPREIQRAAEADQRHFMGALHALEHAAIGVAPLIVMADRSDLGGLATPFHPQVGGPAVFIYDAVPGGAGLSREAFHQAEALLAAARQAVAACPCDHGCPSCVHSPKCGSGNRPIDKAGALFLLSRLRAAAPLRPAPAAALAKPLAAPPVRSRSAGSVLRYGVFDLETRRSAEEVGGWHRADRMGLSCAVVYDAGQQAYLEFLEDQVDELL